In the genome of Aulosira sp. FACHB-615, one region contains:
- a CDS encoding TRM11 family methyltransferase, which yields MKEFDKPIPQERLDIVEKTRANLFAWRGQFSPQLIEVILDSYCLPNSVILDPFVGSGTVLLEAGTLGFKSYGFEINPSALILSKIYEFINNSQRKQVIKVIKNLIDKEFICKICASSNQLSDLAVKLREVRNNLCEEERKLFEALIILLDIGKSNINNEFVQCKFADLTSLIEKLHYSENPIIVALNDARSLPLKNDKIDFVITSPPYINVFNYHQNYRISAEILGWDILKVAKSEIGSNRANRSNRFYTVVQYCLDMADALRELSRVTKDKARLVFVVGHQSNVLGLPFYNADIIEKIGVRTNLFHKVLRQKREFKNKFGKIIREDVINFINLKNQCDQENVDQIAREVAFDVLKSSIVLVPPKNLEYLENAISKINDIQGTPILERKSHIYQSHYSV from the coding sequence TTGAAGGAGTTTGACAAACCCATTCCACAAGAAAGGCTTGACATTGTTGAGAAGACACGAGCTAACTTATTTGCTTGGCGTGGTCAGTTTTCACCTCAACTTATTGAAGTTATATTAGACTCATATTGTCTACCTAACTCAGTTATTCTTGACCCTTTTGTGGGTAGTGGAACTGTTTTGCTAGAAGCTGGCACTCTCGGATTTAAATCCTATGGTTTTGAAATCAATCCATCCGCCTTAATTCTTAGTAAAATCTATGAATTCATAAATAATTCTCAAAGAAAACAGGTTATAAAAGTTATTAAGAATTTAATAGATAAAGAATTTATATGTAAAATTTGTGCTAGTAGTAACCAGTTATCAGATTTAGCAGTAAAATTAAGAGAAGTCAGAAATAATTTATGTGAAGAAGAACGCAAACTATTTGAGGCTTTAATCATACTCCTAGATATCGGTAAAAGTAATATTAATAATGAATTTGTCCAGTGTAAATTTGCTGATTTGACTAGCTTAATCGAGAAACTTCATTATTCTGAAAACCCAATTATAGTTGCTTTAAACGATGCCCGTTCTCTTCCATTAAAAAACGACAAAATAGATTTTGTGATCACATCACCACCTTATATAAATGTATTTAATTATCATCAAAATTATCGGATCTCTGCTGAGATATTGGGGTGGGACATATTAAAGGTAGCCAAGTCAGAAATTGGATCTAATAGAGCAAATAGAAGTAACAGATTTTACACGGTAGTACAATATTGTCTAGATATGGCTGATGCTCTAAGGGAGCTTTCAAGAGTCACGAAAGATAAGGCTAGGCTTGTGTTTGTTGTGGGACATCAATCTAATGTCTTGGGATTACCTTTTTACAACGCTGACATTATTGAAAAAATTGGAGTAAGAACAAATCTCTTTCATAAAGTTTTGAGGCAAAAGAGAGAATTTAAGAATAAGTTTGGAAAAATCATTAGAGAAGACGTAATTAACTTTATCAACTTGAAAAATCAGTGTGATCAGGAAAATGTTGATCAAATTGCCAGAGAAGTAGCATTTGATGTACTGAAAAGTAGTATTGTCTTAGTCCCACCCAAAAACCTTGAATATTTAGAAAATGCAATTTCCAAAATTAACGATATTCAAGGAACACCAATTCTAGAAAGAAAATCACATATATATCAATCCCATTATTCTGTTTAA
- a CDS encoding YgiT-type zinc finger protein — protein sequence MYGYRCEYCEGTVQPRTVKREAFKHRDGFVILEDVTIGVCDTCGNRYYSADILHTVHAVATGTKPPERTEQIPVSHLESA from the coding sequence ATGTATGGATATAGATGTGAATATTGTGAAGGCACTGTGCAACCTCGAACAGTTAAGCGTGAAGCATTTAAACATAGGGATGGTTTTGTCATTCTTGAAGATGTGACTATAGGCGTTTGTGATACCTGTGGAAATCGCTACTATTCAGCCGATATTCTTCATACGGTTCATGCTGTAGCAACTGGAACAAAACCCCCTGAAAGAACCGAACAAATTCCGGTTTCCCATCTAGAATCAGCATAA